Proteins from a single region of Chloroflexota bacterium:
- a CDS encoding DUF433 domain-containing protein, with protein sequence MAARIVQHPYPRRAVRNPRILEGEPTLEGTRVSVRTVVVASRYLASVRQIVDAYPMLDQTAVEMALAFYDAHQAEIDCYIAENEDSAS encoded by the coding sequence ATGGCTGCCAGAATCGTTCAGCACCCATATCCGCGTCGGGCTGTGCGGAATCCGCGCATTCTTGAGGGCGAGCCGACGCTGGAAGGCACGCGTGTCTCAGTCCGAACGGTCGTCGTGGCAAGCCGATATCTGGCGTCGGTACGCCAGATCGTAGACGCGTATCCGATGCTCGACCAGACAGCCGTCGAGATGGCGCTGGCGTTCTACGACGCGCATCAGGCCGAGATCGACTGCTACATCGCCGAGAACGAAGACTCAGCGTCCTGA
- a CDS encoding DUF4173 domain-containing protein has translation MRDQTRLGLFALATAAVLGLLGDLLLRVSPWGVNAPLFILALVTGAGVLVSLARLPLLGEGRWLALLALLFSAGIALRDSEALTAVNVLAVLLTIGLAAHRAPGGWPFIGGLPQFVGGLVSAGFHACGGVLVLLGFDIHWREVPRTGWPAVVLAVLRGLLIAIPLLLVFGGLFMAADAVFSGIVTKVLNINLRDMFGHIFWSCVWTWLTAGFLRQALFCTVAIDGLGTKPVSPPVEADSEGLPVPAPSPVGNDLTPQPPLRVGEGEMLLSAPRSPGGSGAGGEGESHSEGLPAPAAKSARPPRPGGRVGFLGIVELSVVLGLLDLLFLAFVIVQFRYLFGGAALVEVSPTLTFSEYARRGFFELVTVAALLLGIMLFLDWLARLDTPVHTLVYRVLAGLLVALLAVVIVSALQRMRLYTLELGLTELRLYTTAFMLWIAAGAVWFLATVLRDHRQRFLFGASMAGLGVALILNLINPDDLIVRTNAARHDAPARFDGSYTLGLSSDATPALLDVLDAVPAQQRDLIARRLIARWRAAQNQDWRSWNYGRWRAWTLTAANEERLRGLAGPPNTNPSQPNGRLDIPGPSDP, from the coding sequence GTGCGGGATCAGACCCGACTCGGTCTGTTCGCCCTGGCCACGGCGGCCGTGCTGGGCCTGCTTGGCGACCTGCTGCTGCGCGTATCGCCCTGGGGCGTGAACGCACCGCTGTTCATCCTGGCGTTGGTGACGGGCGCCGGCGTGCTGGTCTCGCTGGCGCGGCTGCCCCTTCTCGGCGAGGGCCGCTGGCTGGCCTTGCTGGCGCTGCTGTTCTCGGCGGGCATCGCCCTGCGCGACTCGGAGGCGCTCACGGCCGTGAACGTGCTGGCCGTCCTGCTGACCATCGGGCTGGCAGCACACCGAGCGCCGGGTGGTTGGCCGTTCATCGGCGGGTTGCCGCAGTTCGTGGGCGGGCTGGTCTCGGCCGGGTTCCACGCCTGCGGCGGCGTGCTGGTGCTGCTCGGCTTCGACATCCACTGGCGCGAGGTGCCGCGCACGGGCTGGCCGGCGGTCGTGCTCGCCGTGCTGCGCGGCCTGCTGATAGCGATCCCGTTGCTGTTGGTGTTCGGCGGGCTGTTCATGGCAGCAGACGCCGTCTTCTCAGGCATCGTGACGAAGGTGCTGAACATCAACCTGAGGGACATGTTCGGGCACATCTTCTGGTCCTGCGTCTGGACGTGGCTGACGGCCGGCTTCTTGCGCCAGGCCCTGTTCTGCACCGTGGCCATCGACGGACTCGGCACGAAGCCCGTCAGCCCGCCGGTCGAGGCCGACAGTGAGGGCCTCCCCGTACCGGCCCCATCCCCCGTAGGCAACGACCTCACCCCCCAGCCCCCTCTCCGCGTCGGAGAGGGGGAGATGCTGCTGTCTGCTCCCCGCTCCCCTGGAGGGAGCGGGGCTGGGGGCGAGGGGGAATCTCACAGTGAGGGCCTCCCCGCGCCGGCCGCAAAGTCCGCGCGTCCGCCACGCCCTGGTGGCCGGGTCGGCTTCCTCGGCATCGTCGAACTGAGCGTCGTGCTGGGACTGCTCGACCTGCTGTTCCTGGCCTTCGTGATCGTCCAGTTCCGCTACCTGTTCGGCGGCGCTGCGCTGGTGGAAGTGTCGCCCACGCTCACCTTCTCGGAGTACGCCCGGCGTGGCTTCTTCGAGCTGGTGACAGTGGCGGCCTTGCTGCTGGGCATCATGCTGTTCCTGGACTGGCTGGCGCGGCTGGACACACCCGTTCACACTCTGGTGTACCGCGTCCTGGCCGGCCTGCTGGTGGCCCTCCTGGCCGTCGTGATCGTGTCGGCGCTGCAGCGCATGCGACTCTACACCCTGGAGCTTGGCCTGACCGAGCTGCGGCTCTACACCACAGCGTTCATGCTGTGGATCGCAGCAGGCGCTGTCTGGTTCCTGGCGACGGTCCTCCGAGACCATCGTCAGCGCTTCCTGTTCGGCGCGAGCATGGCCGGACTGGGCGTGGCGCTGATCCTGAACCTGATCAACCCAGACGATCTGATCGTGCGGACGAACGCGGCCCGCCACGATGCCCCCGCGCGCTTCGATGGCTCGTACACGCTCGGCCTCAGCAGCGACGCAACGCCCGCGCTCCTCGACGTGCTGGACGCGGTGCCGGCCCAGCAGCGCGACCTGATCGCCCGACGGCTGATCGCCCGCTGGAGAGCGGCGCAGAACCAGGACTGGCGCAGCTGGAACTACGGTCGCTGGCGCGCCTGGACCCTGACCGCCGCCAACGAGGAGCGGCTGCGCGGGCTGGCTGGGCCGCCGAACACCAACCCCTCGCAGCCAAACGGCCGCCTGGACATCCCCGGCCCGTCTGATCCCTAG